The SAR324 cluster bacterium genome includes the window TGACGCTCCCGGATTGCGTGAAGACAAATTGGCACTGCTTGGGCTCTTTGAAGAAAGTGTCTGTCTCTATCACCTGGGCAAATACCTCCAGGCCGCGGTGCTGCTGAAAGAATATCTGCTTAAAGTTTCCGAAGATCCCATTGCCAAACTCTATTTTGCAAAATGCAATGAACAGATTGACGCAGGAAAAACCGATGTTTCTCAAACAGAATTCAAGGAGATCGAGTGGACAAAGGATCTGGAAGTTGGTGTGGTCATGATCGATCAACAACATCAGGAACTTTTCCGGCGTGTCAACAAGCTCATGCGTGCCATCCAGATTGAAGATTCCACAGAAACTGTTCCTGAAATGCTCGATTTTCTCGAGGAATACGTCATTATTCATTTTCATGCGGAAGAAAAGCTGATGATGGATACCGGATATCCGCATTATTATCGACACAAACAGGAGCACACCCAGTTTATCAAGGTCTTCCGACAATTGACTGAACTTTATGAAAACAAGCAGAAAGGTTTGTTTTTTCTGTTTCATTTGCAGAATCATGTCATTGAATGGCTGGTGTATCATGTCGCAGGCGAAGATCGCACCCTGGGACGCTGGTATAAAAATGACAGAAAAGGATCTCAGGAATGAAGTGCTTGTTCCCTGCTTGTGTGACACTGTTCCTGGTGACAGGATGTTTTTCCCTGTCCTACGCTCAAACGCAATCCCCTCAAGAAGTCAATTTCCAGTTGATGCAAGATTTCGGTGACAGGTTTTATGACACGCGGGAAGTGCCGGGTAACATTTTGCGTTCTGTGG containing:
- a CDS encoding hemerythrin family protein, which encodes DAPGLREDKLALLGLFEESVCLYHLGKYLQAAVLLKEYLLKVSEDPIAKLYFAKCNEQIDAGKTDVSQTEFKEIEWTKDLEVGVVMIDQQHQELFRRVNKLMRAIQIEDSTETVPEMLDFLEEYVIIHFHAEEKLMMDTGYPHYYRHKQEHTQFIKVFRQLTELYENKQKGLFFLFHLQNHVIEWLVYHVAGEDRTLGRWYKNDRKGSQE